The following coding sequences lie in one Apium graveolens cultivar Ventura chromosome 3, ASM990537v1, whole genome shotgun sequence genomic window:
- the LOC141713670 gene encoding dol-P-Glc:Glc(2)Man(9)GlcNAc(2)-PP-Dol alpha-1,2-glucosyltransferase isoform X2, whose product MLYIQAVPSFFDACSTVALRSTNAVLAVICSIVVYEIISQLRSELDKRRVTLYTVVLALYPLHWFFTYLYYTDVASLTAVLASYLLCTKKNYPLSAVLGTLAVLVRQTNIVWILFVACTGIIDNTRRVQNNKHCEQLDDSSVLDQKDDQSAMGKTATTGSNLRRRRSSNFEDSSDHLTSRKISSSSYSSDLVDDIKEILVTSWSIKWRLLLLFSPYFMLLVAFIGFVYWNGSIVLGAKEAHAVSPHFAQLMYFALISALFTIPVHFTSSQIAVLFQSLHKSRVLDIVLWFMGFTTAFLSVHYFSIAHPYLLADNRHYTFYLWRKIINVHWSTKYLMVPLYVYSWFSIFSTLAKSQKKVWVLVYFLACAAVLIPSPLIEFRYYTIPFFFLILHSNVNSDRNWVLMGILYTVINIFTMAMFLYKPFSWHHEAGTQRFIW is encoded by the exons ATGCTATACATACAAGCAGTTCCATCGTTCTTTGATGCCTGCTCAACTGTAGCTCTGCGCTCTACCAATGCTGTCCTAGCTGTAATTTGCAGCATTGTGGTTTATGAAATAATTTCCCAGTTGCGGTCAGAACTAGATAAAAGAAGAGTCACTCTTTATACAGTTGTTCTAGCTCTATATCCTCTTCACTGGTTCTTCACATATCTTTATTACACAGATGTGGCATCACTTACTGCAGTGCTTGCTTCATATCTTTTGTGTACAAAGAAGAACTACCCATTGAGTGCAGTG CTTGGTACTTTGGCTGTTCTTGTACGACAAACAAATATTGTATGGATTCTTTTTGTTGCCTGCACTGGCATTATTGATAATACTCGGAGAGTTCAAAATAATAAACATTGTGAGCAACTAGATGACTCTAGTGTATTGGATCAGAAAGATGATCAGTCAGCTATGGGAAAAACTGCAACTACAGGTTCAAACTTGAGAAGGCGAAGGTCGAGCAATTTTGAAGATTCGTCTGACCATTTAACTTCCAGAAAGATCTCTTCCTCGTCTTATTCATCAG ATTTGGTCGATGATATTAAGGAAATTTTGGTAACGTCTTGGTCTATCAAATGGCGACTTTTACTTTTATTTAGTCCCTATTTTATGCTGTTGGTGGCTTTTATTGGATTTGTTTACTGGAATGGGAGCATAGTTCTTG GTGCAAAAGAAGCACATGCCGTTTCCCCACATTTTGCACAGCTTATGTACTTTGCCCTGATTTCTGCTTTGTTCACGATTCCTGTTCATTTCACGTCAAGTCAAATTGCAGTTTTATTCCAGTCGTTGCATAAGTCTAGGGTGCTGGACATTGTTCTTTGGTTCATGGGTTTTACTACTGCATTCCTTTCAGTGCATTATTTCAG CATTGCTCACCCATATCTTCTTGCTGACAATCGGCACTATACCTTTTATCTATGGAGAAAGATCATCAACGTCCATTGGTCAACAAAATACCTTATGGTTCCGCTCTATGTTTATTCATGGTTTTCCATCTTCAGTACACTAG CTAAATCTCAGAAGAAAGTGTGGGTGCTGGTTTATTTCTTAGCATGCGCTGCCGTTCTAATTCCTTCTCCATTGATAGAGTTCAGATACTACACCATCCCTTTCTTTTTCTTAATTCTTCATTCAAATGTCAACAGCGACAGAAATTGGGTCCTCATGGGTATCCTCTATACTGTTATCAACATCTTCACAATGGCTATGTTTTTGTATAAGCCATTTAGTTGGCACCATGAAGCCGGGACTCAAAGATTTATATGGTAG
- the LOC141715235 gene encoding putative protein phosphatase 2C 4, whose product MGNCVPKIDKFSVGHASSRHQNISGAYISANPYTPPTTTLIDPFSTCTNSNSLDSASSFESSRSFSSVALQPVARNSGPFEGGLLSGPIQRSSVLCQGKDQAGDQYSSKCKNKFNESFKFIESVKKAMLKCNLNLCRSKKAICWYNVNSIETVVDSSSWNSLSTQSSLFDETHGGDEFIGNRNVEWAQGKAGEDRVHLAVSEEHGWVFVGIYDGFSGPDATDYLLTNLYSNVFNELTGLSWNDKPESVNGAWSGAKHSDVLKALSEALRKTEESFLEMTDTMLDDNPELALMGSCVLVMMMKGDDVYLMNVGDSRAVLAQKLHLERIVEEASDGEDFTADAFRKASSLTASQLTFDHCTSVQEEVRRIKSEHLDDSSAIRKNRVKGSLMVTRAFGAGFLKQPKWNNALLAMFRINYVGNSPYLNCSPWLHHHRLGLKDKFLILSSDGLHQYFTNEEAVAEVDLFNFVCPEGDPAQHLVEEVLFRAAKKAGLKFHELLDIPQGERRKYHDDVSIVIISFEGRIWRSSL is encoded by the exons ATGGGCAATTGTGTACCGAAAATCGACAAATTTTCAGTCGGACATGCTTCTTCTAGACACCAGAACATCTCT GGTGCTTATATCAGTGCTAATCCATATACACCTCCTACCACCACATTGATTGATCCTTTTTCAACATGCACTAACTCTAATAGTCTTGATAGTGCATCTTCTTTCGAAAGCTCTCGTTCTTTTTCTTCTGTTGCTCTCCAGCCTGTTGCTCGTAACTCTGGGCCCTTCGAAGGAGGTCTTTTGTCAGGGCCGATTCAAAGAAGCTCTGTGTTGTGCCAGGGAAAGGATCAGGCCGGTGATCAGTACTCATCAAAGTGCAAGAATAAATTTAATGAAAGTTTTAAGTTTATCGAGTCTGTGAAAAAGGCCATGTTGAAATGTAACCTAAATTTGTGTAGGTCTAAAAAGGCAATTTGCTGGTATAATGTTAATAGCATTGAGACTGTTGTAGATAGCAGTAGTTGGAATAGCTTGAGCACTCAATCAAGCCTGTTTGATGAGACTCATGGAGGCGATGAATTCATCGGGAATCGAAACGTTGAATGGGCTCAAGGGAAAGCTGGTGAAGATCGTGTCCATCTGGCTGTATCTGAGGAGCATGGTTGGGTTTTTGTTGGGATTTACGACGGGTTTAGCGGTCCTGATGCTACTGATTATCTCCTCACTAACCTTTATTCTAATGTTTTCAATGAGCTCACAGGGTTATCATGGAATGATAAACCTGAATCTGTTAATGGTGCATGGAGTGGAGCCAAACATTCAGATGTTTTGAAAGCGCTTTCTGAGGCCTTGAGGAAAACAGAAGAGTCGTTCTTGGAGATGACTGATACTATGCTCGACGACAATCCGGAGCTGGCTTTGATGGGTTCTTGTGTGTTGGTGATGATGATGAAAGGAGATGATGTTTATTTGATGAATGTTGGGGATAGTAGAGCTGTTTTGGCTCAAAAGCTTCATTTGGAACGGATCGTCGAGGAAGCGAGTGATGGTGAGGATTTCACAGCAGATGCATTCAGAAAAGCTTCGAGTTTGACTGCTTCCCAGTTAACCTTCGATCATTGTACATCAGTGCAAGAG GAGGTCCGGAGGATCAAGAGTGAACATCTGGATGATTCGTCGGCGATAAGGAAGAATCGGGTGAAAGGTTCTCTAATGGTTACTCGAGCTTTTGGAGCTGGTTTTCTCAAACAG CCAAAATGGAACAATGCTCTTCTGGCAATGTTCAGGATAAACTATGTAGGGAACTCTCCTTACCTGAACTGTTCGCCATGGCTTCATCACCACAGACTCGGTCTGAAGGACAAATTCTTGATTTTGTCTTCAGATGGACTTCACCAGTACTTCACAAATGAAGAAGCTGTTGCAGAAGTTGATCTCTTCAATTTCGTGTGTCCCGAGGGAGACCCTGCTCAACATCTGGTCGAAGAAGTGTTGTTCCGAGCTGCTAAGAAAGCTG GATTGAAGTTCCATGAGTTGCTTGATATCCCCCAAGGAGAAAGGAGAAAGTACCATGATGATGTTTCGATTGTGATCATCTCGTTTGAAGGAAGGATTTGGCGTTCTTCGCTTTGA